In Malus sylvestris chromosome 16, drMalSylv7.2, whole genome shotgun sequence, the following are encoded in one genomic region:
- the LOC126607542 gene encoding DExH-box ATP-dependent RNA helicase DExH5, mitochondrial-like: protein MPSVFLLLLPPSPPSLQFPCWPSPSHPKPIASSSKPSLLAMKDRPPSSYGSVYVPPHHRLRSVISTPNYTSPASIGSKLRENQTAAAALNRRSSTNGALAYYQTQQQQQLQQQEQFQKPKLQHTSAYDDSVSEEGSDREVEFPSHPTQSPYSSDIDEWKRKLTMLLRDKAKQELVTREKKDRRDFDKIAALASKMGLYSHLYSKVAVFSKVPLPNYRFDLDDRRPQREVTLPLGLLRRVESYLGEFLSQKSRTKESFQDLSFSRSNSSGSIATDEGLFEQPESFASSKGVMEKLLWRRSMQLRDKQQAWQESPEGRKMLELRRSLPAYKEKDALLAAISRDQVVIISGETGCGKTTQIPQFILESEIEAVRGAVCSIICTQPRRISAMSVSERVASERGEKLGDSVGYKVRLEGMKGRDTRLLFCTTGILLRRLLVDRNLKGVTHVIVDEIHERGMNEDFLLIVLKDLLPRRPELRLILMSATLDSELFSSYFGRAQIIHVPGFTYPVRTHFLEDVLEITGCKLTPYNQIDDYGQEKMWKMSKQAPRKRKSQIVSVVEDALKAADFKGYSPQTRESLACWNPDSIGFYLIEYLLCNICESDKPGAILVFMTGWDDINSLKEKLHANPLLGDPSRVLLLACHGSMASTEQRLIFDEPGDGVRKIVLATNIAETSITINDVVFVLDCGKAKETSYDALNNTPCLLPSWISKVSAQQRRGRAGRVQPGECYHLYPRCVYDAFAEYQLPEILRTPLQSLCLQIKSLNLGSISEFLSRALQSPELLAVQNAIEYLKIIGALDENENLTVLGRYLTLLPVEPKLGKMLLVGAIFNCLDPVLTIVSGLSVRDPFLTPFDKKDLAEAAKSQFSRDNSDHLALVRAYEGWKVAERDFAGYDYCWKNFLSAQSMKAIDSLRKEFLSLLRDTDLVDTNTTTHNAWSYDEHLIRAVICYGLYPGICSVVHNEKSFSLKTMEDGQVLLYSNSVNARDSKIPYPWLVFNEKIKVNSVFLRDSTAVSDSVLLLFGGSFSKGDIDGHLKMLGGYLEFFMKPAIAEMYQCLKEELDELIQIKLLNPRMDTHSYHELLSAVRLLLSEDQGEGRFVFGRQVLAPSKSKPSVVAAQPALVSRTESGPGGDNSKSQLQTLLTRAGYNAPTYKTTQLKNSQFRATVEFNGMQIMGHPCNNKKSAEKDAAAEAIQWLVSGTQMGHEYINHMSIMLKKSKKEHK, encoded by the exons ATGCCCTCTgttttcctcctcctccttcccccATCTCCTCCGTCTCTGCAATTCCCTTGCTGGCCGTCGCCTTCGCATCCAAAACCCATTGCCTCCTCCTCCAAACCCTCACTCCTGGCGATGAAGGACCGGCCTCCTTCCTCGTACGGCTCCGTCTATGTCCCTCCCCACCACCGCCTCCGCTCCGTCATCAGCACCCCCAATTATACCTCCCCTGCTTCAATCGGCTCCAAGCTCCGCGAAAACCAgactgctgctgctgctctcAACCGGAGGAGCAGCACCAATGGTGCTCTGGCGTACTACCAGactcagcagcagcagcagctgcagCAACAGGAGCAGTTTCAGAAGCCCAAGCTTCAGCACACTTCTGCTTACGACGACAGCGTTTCCGAGGAAGGCTCCGATCGCGAAGTTGAGTTCCCGTCGCATCCG ACACAGAGTCCTTACTCATCTGATATTGATGAGTGGAAACGGAAATTAACCATGCTGTTACGTGACAAGGCGAAGCAAGAGTTGGTTACGAGGGAGAAAAAAGATAGACGCGACTTTGATAAAATAGCTGCTTTGGCAAGCAAAATGGGGCTTTATAG CCATCTATATTCGAAAGTTGCAGTGTTTAGTAAGGTTCCACTGCCAAACTACAGATTTGACCTGGATGATAGGCGCCCTCAGAGAGAG GTGACCTTGCCTCTTGGGTTGCTGAGGAGAGTTGAGAGCTATCTTGGAGAGTTCCTTTCCCAGAAGTCTAGGACAAAGGAAAGCTTTCAAGATCTTTCCTTTTCTAGATCAAACAGTAGTGGCAGCATTGCTACTGACGAAGGGCTTTTTGAGCAACCAGAATCATTTGCGTCGAGTAAGGGTGTGATGGAAAAACTTCTTTGGCGGAGAAGTATGCAGCTGCGTGATAAGCAACAAGCTTGGCAG GAATCTCCTGAAGGTAGAAAAATGCTTGAACTTCGCAGAAGTCTTCCTGCTTATAAAGAGAAGGATGCATTATTGGCAGCAATTTCACGGGATCAG GTTGTTATCATATCAGGTGAAACTGGCTGTGGCAAGACTACTCAAATTCCACAGTTCATTTTAGAATCTGAGATAGAAGCTGTTCGTGGAGCTGTTTGTAGTATTATATGTACACAGCCTAGACGAATATCTGCTATGTCTGTTTCTGAAAGAGTTGCTtcagagagaggagagaaattGGGTGACTCG GTTGGGTATAAGGTTCGGTTAGAAGGTATGAAGGGAAGGGACACTCGCCTTCTCTTTTGCACCACTGGCATTTTGTTGAGAAGATTACTAGTTGATAGAAATTTGAAAGGTGTAACTCATGTGATTGTGGATGAAATTCATGAACGTGGAATGAATGAAG ATTTTCTGCTTATTGTTCTCAAGGATCTCCTTCCTCGGCGACCAGAACTGAGGTTGATTTTGATGAGTGCAACCCTAGATTCTGAACTTTTCTCATCCTACTTTGGTAGGGCTCAGATAATTCATGTTCCA GGTTTTACATATCCAGTTCGGACTCATTTTCTGGAGGATGTTCTGGAAATTACGGGATGCAAATTAACTCCATACAATCAGATTGATGATTatggccaagaaaagatgtggaaAATGAGCAAACAGGCACCAAGAAAGAGGAAAAGCCAAATTGTTTCTGTTGTTGAG GATGCACTTAAAGCAGCCGATTTTAAGGGGTATAGTCCACAGACTCGGGAGTCTCTAGCATGTTGGAATCCTGATAGTATCGGTTTTTATCTGATTGAGTATCTCTTGTGCAATATCTGTGAAAGTGACAAGCCTGGTGCCATTCTAGTTTTTATGACTGGGTGGGATGACATCAATTCTCTGAAGGAAAAGTTACATGCCAATCCTCTATTAGGCGATCCAAGCCGAGTCTTGTTACTAGCATGCCATGGTTCTATGGCAAGTACTGAGCAG AGGCTAATATTTGATGAGCCTGGGGATGGAGTGAGGAAAATAGTGCTGGCTACTAATATTGCTGAGACGAGTATCACAATCAATGATGTTGTTTTTGTACTTGATTGTGGAAAGGCAAAAGAGACTTCATATGACGCACTGAACAATACTCCTTGTTTGCTTCCTTCCTGGATTTCCAAGGTTTCTGCTCAACAA AGAAGAGGAAGAGCAGGACGTGTCCAGCCAGGGGAATGTTATCATCTCTATCCTAGATGTGTCTATGATGCATTTGCAGAGTATCAATTGCCAGAGATTTTGAGGACACCTCTGCAGTCTCTCTGTCTGCAaataaaaagtttaaacctcGGAAGCATTTCTGAGTTCTTATCTAGGGCTCTGCAGTCACCAGAATTACTCGCG GTGCAAAACGCCATAGAGTATTTAAAGATCATTGGGGCCTTGGATGAGAATGAGAATCTGACTGTTTTAG GACGCTATCTAACTCTGCTTCCTGTTGAGCCAAAACTTGGAAAGATGCTCTTGGTAGGTGCCATCTTCAACTGCCTGGATCCAGTTTTGACTATTGTTTCTGGCCTTAGTGTCagagatcctttccttacacCATTTGACAAGAAAGAT CTTGCTGAGGCTGCAAAATCTCAGTTCTCCCGGGACAATAGTGATCACCTTGCACTTGTGCGGGCCTACGAGGGCTGGAAGGTTGCTGAAAGAGACTTTGCTGGATATGATTATTGCTGGAAGAATTTTCTTTCAGCACAATCGATGAAAGCTATTGATTCCCTTAGGAAGGAGTTCCTCTCTTTGCTTAGGGATACTGATCTTGTTGATACCAACACCACCACTCATAATGCATGGAGTTATGATGAGCATCTCATCCGTGCAGTTATTTGCTATGGCCTGTATCCTGGAATCTGCTCTGTTGTG CACAATGAGAAGTCATTTTCGCTGAAAACCATGGAGGATGGCCAGGTGCTGCTATACTCG AACTCTGTCAATGCTAGGGATTCTAAAATTCCATATCCATGGCTGGTTTTCAATGAGAAGATAAAGGTGAACTCTGTTTTCCTACGGGATTCAACAGCTGTGTCTGACTCAGTGCTCCTCCTATTTGGTGGAAGTTTTTCGAAAGGGGATATT GATGGACACTTGAAAATGCTGGGAGGATATTTGGAATTCTTCATGAAACCTGCTATAGCAGAAATGTATCAATGCTTAAAAGAGGAACTTGATGAGTTAATTCAAATCAAA CTACTGAACCCCAGGATGGACACACACAGTTATCATGAACTCCTTTCTGCAGTGCGGTTGCTGCTCTCCGAGGATCAAGGTGAAGGTAGATTTGTATTTGGCCGCCAGGTCCTTGCACCCTCAAAGTCAAAGCCATCTGTGGTGGCAGCACAGCCAGCCTTGGTTTCAAGAACTGAAAGTGGACCCGGGGGTGACAATTCCAAGAGTCAGCTCCAGACGTTGCTCACACGAGCAGGATATAATGCACCCACGTACAAAACCACGCAGCTGAAGAACAGCCAGTTCCGAGCTACAGTGGAGTTTAACGGAATGCAAATTATGGGCCACCCGTGTAACAACAAGAAGAGTGCAGAAAAAGATGCGGCAGCAGAGGCCATTCAGTGGCTGGTGAGTGGAACACAAATGGGCCATGAGTACATCAATCATATGTCAATCATGttgaagaaaagcaaaaaggaGCACAAATAA